In one uncultured Methanoregula sp. genomic region, the following are encoded:
- a CDS encoding PKD domain-containing protein codes for MKQMNFILITFIIGVLFLTGAVSAAQQVTISNVALNPDGTGTATVVMNSAPTGLAGFKLNLSITDPKVADNITLVTYPSGFGQYDTKGSAWSGAVYTNNVDTLTRGGFSSGYVKAMDLSGSSFPDGSTNILLATVTLHGLSAGSTTLHGNLLSLSDNYGTNYIPTTTVTDGTVTVTGATTAPVAAFTASTTSGTAPLAVQFNDTSSNTPTSWAWDFNNDGTVDATTQNATYTYTTAGTYSVNLTATNSAGSNSALKTSYITASAAPVLPPVVNFDGTNRTGDAPLLVHFTDQSTNTPTAWAWDFQNDGVIDSTVQNASFMYTIPGTYQVNLTASNAGGSAYRLKGNYITVSGENPNLPGTDFTGSVRSGYAPLTVQFNDTSTNSPTSWTWDFQNDGVIDSTVQNASFTYTTTGTFQVNLTATNAAGSKSRLKANYITVTEAPVSIPVAAFSASATSGTVPFAVQFNDTSSNMPTAWLWDFGDGSTSTVQNATHTFTTAGTYTVNLTVTNAGGSNSKTATITVTTAGSPYANSAWPKFQMNNNDTGQSPYAGPQSNAITWSYTTGGYIYGASVIGSDGTIYVGSYDGKLYALNHDGTLKWNYTTGARIYGASAIASDGTIYIGSYDKNLYAINPDGTLKWSYTTGAYIYGSPAIGTDGTIYVGSGDKKLYALNPDGTLKWSYTTGNYIYGAPAIASDGTVYIGSYDKKIYAINPDGTLKWSYTAGNYFYYGAPAIGSDGTIYIGSYDKKLYALNPDGTLKWSYTTGGYIYGAPAIASDGTVYIGSYDGNLSALNTDGTLKWNYITGGSFRGSPAIGSDGTIYIGNYNKNMYAIKPDGTLKWSYTAGSYFYYTAPAIGSDGTVYIGNYDKKLYAFRDPDTPPAVNFTTNVQTGVAPTTITFTDQSTNSPFSWTWDFGDGNISTSQNPVHTYLSAGTYTVTLTATNLRGSGTETKTGDITITSTIVPVANFTASVRAAGLRFVKFTETSTERPTSWAWEFGDGSTSIVQNPTHSYTAAGTYTAKLTATNGAGSNSVEKTVTVTDPIDGPGKAAWPKFQQTNKNVAQSPYIGPQTNTLLWTFPTGAAIKGSPAIGADGTVYIGSQDAKLYALNKDGSQKWVYTAGGTILGTPAIGYDGTIYFGGANILYALNPDGSLKWSYTAYNTISYSPAIGTDGTIYFTGGNTFYAITDNGATPTEKWTVGTGSNQASSPAIGDDGSVYFGGSTYLYKFTSDGSQKWRYQPPSGMGITTPTIGNDGTIYLTSGSYFIALTDNGDSYTVKWSPTLSGTNLPESIGLGSDGTLYVAKAGTLYAFTDNGASYTQKWAFSASTFKTSPAIGADGTIYIGSDDYNVYAIKPDGTQKWVYPTGNAVQSGFAFGPDGTLYVGGTDGKLYAFHDPTAAPVAAFSATPLTGSAPLAVQFNDTSSNSPISWAWDFQNDGIIDSTVQNATFTYTSAGTYTVNLTATNSAGSNSLVKTNYITVSSGAAAPVAAFSANATTGTVPVTILFTDTSTNSPTAWLWDFGDGSTSTVQNATHTFTTAGMYAVNLTATNSAGSSSQKIADYITASAAPVLPPVVNFDGTNRTGDAPLLVHFTDQSTNTPTAWAWDFQNDGVIDSTVQNASFTYTIPGTYQVNLTASNAGGSAFRLKGNYITVSGENPNLPGTDFTGSVRSGYAPLTVQFNDTSSNNPTSWAWDFQNDGVIDSTVQNASFTYTTTGTFQVNLTATNAAGSKSRLKANYITVTAAPVSIPVAAFSASATSGTAPLAVQFNDTSSNTPTAWLWDFGDGSTSTVQNATHTFTTAGTYAVNLTATNAAGSNSQLKSAYITITAPVTAPVASFNGAPRTSGAVPLTVRFSDNTTVGSPTSWYWEFGDGMTSTEQNPTHTYTAVGTYTVNLTATGAGGSTTSTKPGYIALLTPQPIPSYSAINLYVANDKGVYYDEPNGVQSSGTYIYKPNTYYLAMFGGLNSQHITADPSAPVGQVTNSNNPSGTFWITQTGGQPTMYDTMVMIAVNGTIPDDFNVHIRSSGYKWARDSPATSNSVTPSVYTYSVGEVDETFTKSDLIYGPQNWKPGSEANYPIYYRQDMSDTSNKFMIMFVDLGVGALRKDAISPQIDNGGAKVEFTVNNLTSSNFVVFDCNSWYSRSNRGTGIKDTNSVTDSVTPSGYTVKILPAATTPIASFSSDVQAGPAPLTVRFSDTSANSPTSWLWDFGDGSVTNATLQSPVHTFATAGTYTVNLTATNSAGSNSHRVTSYITVNAAAVPPVSAFSANTTAGPAPLTVLFHDDSLNEPAAWLWDFGDGSTSNVQDVLHTYTTAGTYAVNLTVTNAAGGSSHRVPGYITVGPAVTPTVTPTPTPTSPGSAPEVHFLANTLSGTAPLTVIFTDISTNSPTAWSWDFGDNSSTNATAMNPVHTYAADGNYTVNLTVKNAAGSGFLVIKNYIVVGTAPAPTPTITPTPTPTPGVVPPTPAFRSNRTDGDNPLTVKFIDGSTHAPTSWSWDFGDHTTSAEQNPAHTFTGIGNYTVNLTVSNSAGSNTVSKAGYITVLAPYVEQNTFVIHDVQTVTVGTVQNVTITTGTNVTTSGNVVTISNSTSWSSLAITMKDAPVTGGATLNGTVNAVKAVTEPVTAPIESVGSPTVQISLNMSEMPGSTAAITQTITKDPDATAQTSFSLLASSAGKQIDDIAYTINVQKTNLANAGDGGIIQSATLTLTVSKSWVDDHGGVSCLAVLRRAEDGTTQILTPTVTGPDANDDYTVIVISPRGLSTFSLASITAVTSSGTTSSVSYVDGGSDAGSYKSVTSTSKSTSMLAPPDPNANPWTTQTVNGPTHIAKIELQPVGSFSKDLFLLTEKPDSLPADIPSPGAPVYELHKINLYHATSDDVNQAKIEFTVSPSYLESQKMTYRDVQLYRFHDKAWEKLPTEYVGMKDGAHLYRATSTGFSYFATVLVKDATILTATTTAPTPAGIRQQVSATPAAASVQGTAVPTAAQTQAAPPVTDTPKSAGFPIPMIVFGIAAIIVLGAGGFIARKWWIRKQNPSLFRDEPFFGNKRR; via the coding sequence ATGAAACAAATGAATTTTATTTTAATAACCTTCATCATCGGGGTATTATTCTTAACCGGCGCAGTTTCTGCGGCACAGCAGGTAACTATCAGTAACGTAGCGCTGAACCCCGACGGTACCGGCACCGCAACCGTTGTGATGAACAGTGCACCGACCGGCCTGGCCGGGTTCAAACTGAACCTCAGCATCACGGATCCAAAGGTCGCTGACAACATCACCCTCGTGACCTATCCTTCCGGGTTCGGCCAGTACGATACGAAAGGGTCTGCCTGGTCAGGTGCCGTCTATACCAACAATGTCGATACCCTGACCCGGGGGGGATTTTCCAGCGGGTACGTCAAGGCAATGGATCTTTCGGGGTCATCGTTCCCCGACGGGTCAACCAATATCCTGCTCGCTACCGTGACATTGCACGGTCTTTCGGCAGGGTCGACTACCCTTCACGGGAATCTCCTGTCGTTGAGTGACAACTACGGTACCAATTATATCCCTACCACAACGGTAACTGACGGGACGGTCACCGTCACTGGAGCGACCACTGCCCCGGTCGCCGCCTTCACCGCAAGTACCACGTCCGGTACTGCACCCCTTGCGGTCCAGTTCAACGATACGTCATCCAACACCCCGACCTCGTGGGCCTGGGATTTCAACAACGACGGCACCGTTGACGCAACCACGCAGAACGCGACCTACACGTATACCACTGCCGGGACCTACTCGGTCAACCTGACGGCAACGAACTCTGCGGGAAGCAACTCGGCGCTGAAGACGAGTTACATCACGGCCAGTGCAGCACCCGTCCTTCCCCCGGTCGTGAACTTCGATGGCACGAACCGGACCGGCGATGCCCCGCTCCTCGTGCATTTCACCGACCAGTCGACCAACACGCCGACTGCCTGGGCCTGGGACTTCCAGAATGACGGTGTCATCGACAGCACCGTGCAGAACGCGAGCTTCATGTACACGATCCCGGGCACCTACCAGGTCAACCTCACCGCTTCGAACGCCGGGGGAAGCGCCTACCGGCTGAAAGGGAACTATATCACCGTGAGCGGCGAGAACCCGAATCTCCCGGGCACCGACTTTACGGGCAGTGTCCGGTCGGGGTATGCACCCCTGACGGTGCAGTTCAATGATACCTCGACCAATTCCCCGACCTCGTGGACCTGGGACTTCCAGAACGACGGTGTTATCGACAGCACCGTGCAGAACGCAAGCTTCACGTACACGACCACGGGGACATTCCAGGTCAACCTCACCGCCACCAATGCTGCGGGCAGCAAGAGCCGGCTGAAGGCGAATTACATCACGGTAACCGAAGCACCGGTTTCGATACCGGTTGCAGCCTTCTCCGCGAGCGCAACCTCCGGCACCGTACCGTTCGCGGTCCAGTTCAACGATACGTCGTCCAACATGCCGACCGCATGGCTCTGGGACTTCGGTGACGGCAGCACGTCCACCGTCCAGAACGCAACGCACACGTTCACCACCGCCGGGACGTACACGGTCAACCTGACGGTGACAAATGCCGGCGGGAGCAACAGCAAGACGGCGACCATCACGGTCACGACCGCAGGATCACCCTATGCCAATAGTGCCTGGCCGAAGTTCCAGATGAACAATAATGATACTGGCCAGTCACCCTATGCCGGCCCGCAGTCGAATGCCATCACATGGAGTTACACCACCGGAGGCTATATCTATGGCGCATCAGTGATTGGATCGGACGGGACGATCTATGTCGGAAGTTATGATGGCAAACTCTATGCATTGAATCACGATGGGACCCTCAAATGGAATTACACCACCGGGGCCAGGATATATGGCGCATCAGCGATTGCATCGGACGGAACCATCTATATCGGAAGCTACGATAAAAATCTCTACGCAATCAACCCGGACGGGACCCTCAAATGGAGTTACACCACCGGGGCCTACATCTACGGCTCGCCGGCCATCGGAACCGACGGGACCATCTATGTGGGAAGCGGCGATAAAAAACTCTACGCACTCAACCCGGACGGGACCCTCAAATGGAGTTACACCACCGGGAACTATATCTATGGCGCACCAGCGATTGCATCGGACGGGACTGTTTACATCGGAAGTTATGACAAAAAAATCTATGCGATAAACCCCGATGGGACCCTCAAATGGAGTTATACCGCCGGGAATTATTTCTACTATGGGGCACCGGCCATTGGATCAGATGGGACTATTTATATCGGAAGCTACGATAAAAAACTCTACGCACTCAACCCGGACGGGACCCTAAAATGGAGTTACACCACCGGAGGCTATATCTATGGCGCACCAGCGATTGCATCGGACGGGACTGTTTACATCGGAAGTTATGATGGCAATCTCTCTGCACTTAACACCGACGGCACCCTCAAATGGAACTACATTACAGGAGGATCTTTCCGGGGTTCACCGGCGATCGGATCTGACGGAACCATTTATATTGGCAATTACAATAAAAACATGTATGCAATCAAGCCTGACGGGACCCTCAAATGGAGTTATACCGCCGGGAGTTATTTCTACTACACGGCACCGGCAATTGGATCAGACGGGACTGTTTACATCGGAAATTATGACAAGAAACTCTATGCCTTCCGTGATCCTGACACTCCCCCGGCTGTAAATTTCACCACTAACGTCCAGACAGGAGTTGCCCCGACAACCATTACCTTCACCGATCAGTCGACCAATTCTCCATTCTCGTGGACGTGGGATTTCGGCGACGGCAATATCTCGACTAGCCAGAACCCGGTACACACCTACCTCTCGGCCGGCACCTACACGGTCACCCTGACGGCGACAAATCTCCGCGGATCGGGCACCGAGACCAAGACCGGGGACATCACCATAACGTCAACTATTGTTCCGGTCGCGAATTTCACCGCGAGCGTCAGGGCCGCTGGCCTGCGTTTCGTCAAGTTCACCGAAACCTCAACGGAACGCCCGACTTCGTGGGCGTGGGAATTCGGTGACGGCAGCACCTCGATCGTACAGAACCCGACGCATTCCTACACTGCTGCAGGAACATACACGGCGAAACTTACGGCAACGAATGGAGCGGGCAGCAATTCTGTGGAGAAGACCGTCACGGTGACGGACCCCATTGACGGGCCGGGAAAAGCGGCGTGGCCGAAATTCCAACAAACAAATAAAAATGTCGCCCAGTCACCCTACATCGGACCTCAGACAAATACCCTTCTCTGGACTTTCCCGACAGGAGCGGCGATAAAAGGCAGCCCTGCGATCGGAGCGGACGGGACCGTCTATATCGGGAGCCAGGATGCAAAATTATACGCTCTGAATAAGGATGGTTCGCAGAAATGGGTTTATACCGCAGGAGGAACGATACTGGGTACTCCTGCAATAGGTTATGATGGCACGATTTATTTCGGGGGTGCAAATATATTATATGCACTAAATCCTGATGGAAGCCTGAAATGGAGTTATACTGCATATAACACGATCAGTTATTCACCCGCAATCGGAACCGACGGGACCATCTATTTCACCGGAGGAAACACGTTCTATGCGATTACTGACAACGGGGCGACTCCAACAGAAAAATGGACTGTTGGTACAGGGAGCAACCAAGCATCATCCCCGGCAATCGGAGATGATGGTTCAGTCTACTTTGGGGGTAGCACCTATTTATACAAGTTCACTTCTGACGGAAGTCAGAAATGGAGATACCAGCCGCCAAGTGGGATGGGTATAACCACTCCTACCATTGGAAATGATGGGACCATCTATCTCACCTCAGGCTCCTATTTCATTGCTTTGACTGATAACGGAGACAGTTACACCGTGAAATGGAGCCCGACACTTTCGGGTACGAATTTACCAGAATCCATCGGCCTTGGCTCCGATGGTACGCTGTATGTAGCGAAAGCGGGCACCCTTTATGCATTCACTGACAATGGCGCCAGTTATACTCAAAAATGGGCTTTCAGTGCATCCACTTTCAAGACTTCTCCCGCGATTGGTGCAGATGGGACTATTTACATCGGAAGCGACGACTACAACGTTTATGCCATCAAGCCTGACGGGACTCAGAAATGGGTGTATCCAACCGGTAATGCAGTGCAAAGCGGCTTTGCTTTCGGTCCTGATGGAACCCTCTATGTCGGCGGTACCGATGGCAAACTCTACGCCTTCCACGACCCAACAGCCGCCCCGGTCGCTGCCTTCAGCGCTACACCGCTGACCGGCAGCGCACCGCTGGCAGTCCAGTTCAATGACACGTCTTCCAACTCCCCGATCTCGTGGGCCTGGGACTTCCAGAATGACGGAATCATCGACAGCACCGTGCAGAACGCGACCTTCACCTACACATCGGCCGGAACCTACACCGTCAACCTGACGGCCACCAACTCAGCCGGCAGCAACTCGCTGGTGAAGACGAATTACATCACCGTTTCCTCAGGAGCTGCAGCACCGGTCGCGGCGTTCAGCGCGAACGCAACAACCGGAACGGTCCCGGTCACCATCCTGTTCACGGATACATCCACCAACTCCCCGACCGCATGGCTCTGGGACTTCGGTGACGGCAGCACGTCAACGGTCCAGAACGCTACGCACACGTTCACCACCGCCGGGATGTACGCGGTTAACCTCACGGCAACGAATTCAGCGGGAAGCAGCAGCCAGAAGATCGCGGATTACATCACGGCCAGTGCAGCACCCGTCCTTCCCCCGGTCGTGAACTTCGATGGCACGAACCGGACCGGCGATGCCCCGCTCCTCGTGCATTTCACCGACCAGTCGACCAACACGCCGACTGCCTGGGCCTGGGACTTCCAGAATGACGGTGTCATCGACAGCACCGTGCAGAACGCGAGCTTCACATACACGATCCCGGGCACCTACCAGGTCAACCTGACCGCCTCGAACGCCGGGGGAAGCGCCTTCCGGCTGAAAGGGAACTACATCACCGTGAGCGGCGAGAACCCGAACCTCCCGGGCACCGACTTTACGGGCAGTGTCCGGTCGGGCTACGCACCCCTGACGGTGCAGTTCAATGATACCTCGTCCAACAACCCGACGTCGTGGGCCTGGGACTTCCAGAACGACGGTGTTATCGACAGCACCGTGCAGAACGCGAGCTTCACGTACACGACCACGGGAACATTCCAGGTCAACCTGACCGCCACCAATGCCGCGGGCAGCAAGAGCCGGCTGAAGGCGAATTACATCACGGTAACCGCAGCACCGGTTTCGATACCGGTTGCAGCCTTCTCCGCGAGCGCAACCTCCGGCACCGCCCCGCTGGCGGTCCAGTTCAATGACACGTCGTCCAACACCCCGACCGCATGGCTCTGGGACTTCGGTGACGGCAGCACATCCACCGTGCAGAACGCTACGCACACGTTCACCACCGCCGGGACGTACGCGGTCAACCTGACGGCAACGAACGCAGCGGGAAGCAACTCGCAGTTGAAATCGGCTTACATTACGATCACAGCACCGGTAACAGCACCGGTAGCATCGTTTAACGGAGCGCCGAGAACCAGCGGAGCCGTGCCCCTGACCGTCCGCTTCAGCGATAATACGACCGTGGGGTCGCCGACATCATGGTACTGGGAGTTCGGTGACGGCATGACCTCCACCGAACAGAACCCGACGCACACGTATACCGCGGTCGGCACCTATACGGTCAACCTGACGGCCACCGGTGCAGGCGGGTCAACTACCAGTACAAAACCCGGGTACATTGCGCTCCTGACACCCCAGCCTATTCCCAGTTACAGTGCCATCAACCTCTACGTAGCCAATGACAAAGGGGTGTATTATGATGAGCCGAACGGGGTCCAGAGTTCGGGAACGTACATCTACAAACCCAACACGTATTATCTTGCCATGTTCGGGGGACTGAACTCCCAGCATATAACAGCGGATCCCTCCGCTCCCGTTGGCCAGGTTACCAACTCCAACAACCCGTCAGGCACATTCTGGATTACCCAGACCGGCGGGCAGCCCACGATGTATGACACTATGGTGATGATTGCTGTCAACGGGACCATCCCCGATGATTTCAATGTCCACATACGATCGAGCGGATATAAATGGGCCAGGGACAGCCCTGCTACTTCAAATTCGGTCACTCCGAGCGTTTACACATATTCTGTCGGCGAGGTGGATGAGACCTTCACGAAGAGTGATCTCATCTACGGTCCCCAGAACTGGAAACCGGGCAGTGAGGCGAACTATCCCATCTACTACCGGCAGGACATGAGCGATACCAGCAACAAGTTCATGATCATGTTTGTTGACCTTGGGGTCGGGGCCCTGAGAAAAGATGCCATCAGCCCACAGATTGACAACGGAGGAGCGAAGGTCGAATTCACGGTAAACAACCTGACGAGCTCGAACTTTGTCGTGTTCGATTGTAACAGCTGGTACTCGAGAAGCAACCGCGGGACGGGGATCAAGGATACCAACAGTGTTACCGACAGTGTAACACCGAGCGGATATACGGTCAAAATCCTCCCTGCCGCCACGACCCCGATAGCGTCCTTCTCATCGGATGTCCAGGCCGGCCCCGCCCCGCTGACCGTCCGGTTCTCTGACACGTCAGCGAACAGCCCGACCTCGTGGCTCTGGGACTTCGGCGACGGCAGCGTCACGAACGCAACCCTGCAAAGCCCGGTCCATACGTTCGCAACAGCCGGAACCTACACGGTCAACCTGACGGCAACCAACTCCGCCGGCAGCAACAGCCACCGTGTCACCAGTTACATCACGGTGAATGCGGCTGCGGTCCCGCCGGTATCGGCATTCAGTGCCAACACAACGGCCGGCCCCGCCCCGCTGACGGTGCTGTTCCACGACGATTCCCTGAATGAACCTGCCGCATGGCTCTGGGACTTCGGCGACGGAAGTACATCGAACGTCCAGGACGTCCTGCACACCTACACTACGGCCGGGACGTATGCGGTCAACCTGACGGTAACGAACGCGGCCGGCGGCAGCAGCCACCGGGTCCCCGGTTACATCACGGTGGGTCCGGCAGTGACGCCAACGGTCACGCCAACGCCGACCCCGACATCCCCGGGATCAGCGCCGGAAGTGCACTTCCTGGCAAACACGCTGTCCGGTACCGCCCCGCTGACCGTGATCTTCACGGACATCTCGACGAACAGCCCGACCGCGTGGTCCTGGGACTTCGGCGATAACAGCAGCACCAACGCGACCGCCATGAACCCGGTCCACACGTACGCGGCGGACGGGAACTACACGGTGAACCTGACGGTAAAGAACGCGGCCGGCAGCGGGTTCCTCGTGATAAAGAATTATATCGTGGTAGGTACCGCGCCGGCACCCACGCCGACCATAACGCCGACCCCGACCCCGACGCCGGGAGTGGTCCCGCCGACCCCCGCCTTCCGGTCCAACCGGACGGACGGCGACAACCCGCTCACCGTTAAGTTCATCGACGGGTCCACGCACGCCCCGACCTCGTGGTCCTGGGACTTTGGCGATCACACCACGTCGGCCGAACAGAACCCGGCCCACACGTTCACCGGCATCGGCAACTACACGGTGAACCTGACGGTATCGAACTCCGCGGGCAGCAACACGGTCTCAAAAGCCGGGTATATCACGGTACTGGCACCGTATGTCGAGCAGAACACGTTCGTCATCCACGATGTCCAGACGGTGACGGTCGGGACGGTCCAGAATGTCACCATCACCACCGGCACCAATGTCACGACCTCCGGTAACGTGGTCACCATCAGCAACTCGACCAGCTGGTCGTCCCTCGCGATCACCATGAAGGACGCGCCGGTAACCGGCGGGGCAACGCTCAACGGCACGGTCAATGCGGTTAAGGCCGTCACTGAACCGGTCACCGCCCCGATCGAATCGGTTGGCTCGCCAACGGTCCAGATCTCACTCAACATGAGCGAGATGCCGGGCAGCACTGCCGCCATCACCCAGACCATAACAAAGGATCCGGATGCGACGGCCCAGACCTCGTTCAGCCTGCTTGCGAGCTCGGCAGGAAAGCAGATCGATGATATCGCCTACACCATAAACGTGCAGAAGACCAACCTCGCGAACGCCGGCGATGGCGGTATCATCCAGTCCGCCACCCTGACCCTGACCGTCAGCAAGTCCTGGGTCGATGACCACGGCGGCGTCAGCTGTCTTGCAGTCCTCCGCAGGGCCGAGGACGGCACCACCCAGATCCTGACGCCCACCGTGACCGGCCCCGATGCAAACGACGACTACACGGTCATCGTAATTTCGCCCAGGGGTCTCTCGACCTTCTCGCTCGCATCCATCACGGCAGTCACCTCGTCAGGCACAACGTCCTCCGTCAGTTACGTTGACGGCGGTTCGGACGCGGGAAGTTACAAGTCTGTTACTTCCACGTCGAAATCCACCTCTATGCTCGCCCCGCCGGACCCGAATGCCAATCCCTGGACAACCCAGACCGTGAATGGCCCGACCCATATCGCGAAGATCGAGCTCCAGCCGGTCGGATCATTCAGCAAGGACCTGTTCCTCCTGACCGAAAAACCGGACTCGCTGCCGGCTGACATCCCGTCGCCGGGCGCCCCGGTGTACGAGCTCCATAAGATCAACCTCTACCATGCAACGAGCGACGACGTCAACCAGGCAAAGATCGAGTTTACGGTCAGCCCGTCGTACCTGGAGAGCCAGAAGATGACGTACCGCGATGTCCAGCTCTACCGGTTCCATGACAAGGCGTGGGAGAAACTGCCCACCGAGTACGTCGGGATGAAAGACGGCGCACATCTCTACCGGGCAACCTCCACCGGCTTCTCGTACTTCGCAACCGTGCTCGTGAAAGATGCGACCATCCTCACGGCAACCACAACGGCACCAACGCCCGCGGGTATCCGGCAGCAGGTCTCAGCGACACCGGCTGCCGCATCAGTTCAGGGCACGGCCGTTCCCACGGCTGCACAGACACAGGCTGCACCACCGGTAACCGATACGCCGAAGAGTGCGGGATTCCCCATCCCGATGATTGTCTTCGGGATCGCCGCAATCATCGTCCTTGGGGCTGGCGGGTTTATCGCCCGGAAATGGTGGATCCGGAAGCAGAACCCAAGTCTCTTCCGTGACGAACCGTTCTTCGGGAACAAGCGGCGTTAG